AGAGAAGCCTAATAAAACATTCTATTGCTTATGCTGATTTACACTGAAATGATTGGAAATGTCATGATTGATGCAAGGTCAACTGGAAAGTATTACCACTGTAAGTAATTGATTAAACATTTCCGTTGTGCCTTGTTTGTTTACTTATGCTCGTAATGTTGTATCACATTTTATTGCAGCTGTACGACTTATGGGTCGTGCTGCTTCCCACATTATGCTCGAGTGTGCCTTACAAACTCACCCAAACATAACCATTATTGGAGAGAAAGTATGTTAACGTCTGACTTTTAAATTACACCAAAGATACTTTTTGAATCTAATAGACTGCATATGAGATTCATTTTGGTTGACATTTTTCCCATGAACGTCAGTAGATCAGTCTATTTTTACTCATGTTTTGATCTGGAAATACCCCTTTGCAGGTGTCTGCGCAGAAGCAGACTTTGAAGAATGTCACGGATTACATGGTAGATGTTATCTGCAAGCGTTCTGAACTTGGTTACAACTACGGTGTTATTCTGATTCCAGAAGGTCTGATCGATTTTATTCCCGAGGTTTGTTTCCACCACTAAACACAGAGTTCACCACTTTTAAGCTAGTTACTATGATTGTTCTTCTTAACTGGTGATCACTATTAACTTTTTGACTTGTCAGGTCCAAGAGCTGATCGCAGAACTAAATGAAATTTTGGCAAATGAGGTTGTTGATGAAAGTGGAGAGCGGAAGAAGAAGCTCGCTGAACAATCTTTGAAGCTCTTTGACCTTCTACCTGAAGCGATTCAGGAACAACTGATACTCGAGAGAGAACCACACGGAAATGTCCAGGTGATTAATCATAATCCGGTCTTCTCATACTAGATTTCCACCAAGACACAACTACCTCTGTCTTAATGATACCATGTACCTAATCTTGATAGGTGGCCAAGATTGAGACAGAGAAGATGCTTATTCAAATGGTTGAAACTGAGCTGGAGAAAAGAAAGCAAGCTGGTTCTTACAAGGGACAGTTCATGGGGCAGTCTCATTTCTTCGGGTACTTTCTCAAAATTGCTATGTGTAGCTGCAGTATTAATATATTGCTTGTTAATCAATGTCAACCAAACAATATCGATTTATTGTATTCATCAACATGAATACATGTATAAAGGAAGATGTGGTTTGCCTACAAATTTTGATGCAACCTACTGTTATGCGCTTGGTTATGGCGCTGGAGTACTTCTCAACAGTGGGAAAACCGGACTGATCTCTTCGGTTTGTACTCCATCTTTCTTCATTCAAATCAGTCTTCTTATGTATCTGTTGATCAGAACAGTCTTTGATTAAATCGTTTGAGCTGAGAATGAGATGAGTAACTGTAATGGGCGCATGTGGGGAACTTGGCTGCTCCTGTGGAAGAGTGGACTGTAGGTGGGACTGCTCTTACAGCCTTGATGGATGTCGAGAGGAGACACGGTCTGAAAAATAAATCAGCAAAAATTGTTAAGAAACACTTAAAATCTAGATATTAAAAAGTCTGGTTGATTTCAACTTGCAGGTAAGTTCAAGTTTGTGATCAAGCAAGCAATGGTGGAGCTTGAAGGTGCACCGTTTAAGAAATTCGCATCACTGCGCGAGGTATGGGCTTTGAAGAATCGATACATCAGCCCTGGTCCGTtacaatttttgttataaaacaaTGTATCTTTTGTTTATGGTTCCTCatcatgttatttttattttaattgcaGGTCCAATCCAATTCACGGGACCTGGTTCAGATGCTCTCAGCCACACTCTACTTCTTAAACTTGGTGATCAATAATCTCTGGATTAACCAgtctcttttcattttcttgattttctgCTTTCATTGGAGACGCACatttgatctttctttcttatcttGGAAAGTCTACATGTTACGGTTAAGCTTTCACCACACTAGATGTTGTCTTCCCCTTCTGTTCttttacatataataatatcataatgtGGACGACATAGTCTAAAATGTATAAAGTTGAAACAATCTATATCAGAACAGAGCTTCCCCGCTCTTAATTGCGACGATTTATTTCATCCTACAGTTTAGTCGCTCTCTCTCCTTTTGTCTGTTCGGAAAGAACCAAGAAAGGGGACATGAGAGACCGGAGTCACGTGACCTTACGTTTggttaactatttttaatatctgTGTTGACTGTTGAGCcactaatatataatttataaacatactAAATGctaacgaaaaaaaaaattaaacagaagAAGTGTGGAAAATCCTCTCGGCGCCCAAGATTAAGATCTTTCTGTGGAAAGCGTTGAATGAAGCAATGCCAGTGTCTGAGCTTATTATCAAGAGAGGTATGCATATTGATGATAGATGCCAGACGTGTGGCGTCGAGGGAGAGTCAATTCTACATGCTCTGTTCCAATGTGATCCAGCGAGACAAGTGTGGGCATTATCTGGTATTCCTCATCCAGAGATTGGTTTTGATGAAGGAAGTCTGTTTGGAAACTTAAACTATCTGTTAAAGTTAAAGAACAGTAAACAACGCGAGATAACAATGAATAGAACATGGTCGTGGCTGTTATGGGGTATTTGGAAGAGTAGAAACGAATTGATTTTCAAGGGCATGAGATGGTTACCCTGAAGAGATTAAGGAAAAGGTTGTATATGAAGCAGATGAATGGTTTTTAGCtcaagaagtagaagaagaaactaaTAAGCGGAGTACTAATGAGGTAGTGTCGATTTAAAGGAAATGGAGCCCCCCCTCGAAAAGATTGGTTGATGTGTAATGTGGGCTTTGATTGGGTGAAGCAAACGAAGCTGATGGGTGTTGCGTGGGTCGTAAGGAATCATAGAGGAGTGGTACTTATGCATAGTCGTAGAGCCTTTTCGAATGTGCGTAGCTTGGCTGAAGCCAGGCTGGTTTCGATTCTTTGGGCAGTGGAAAGCATGTCGAGTCTGCATTACAACAAAGTGGTGTTTGCAAGGGATTATAAAGAGATTTTCACGGCGGTGCACAAACCACTCCTTTGGCTTGCCTTGCGATATCATGTGGTGGAGTTAAATCAGCTTCTGCGGGGGATTGCGGATTATCAACTATTGAGCGTTTTGAAGGAGGAAAATAGAGGAGCGGTAATCATTGCTCAAAACGTTACCAGGGAAGGAAGAATGTAATCCTATGTGGCTACTGGACATCTTTCTTGGCTTTTTGAATTCTTTGTCAATGAAAGCCGACTCCTCTAATGTGTCCTCTTTTCTGTGGTGGTACTTGTCTTTGTATTATCTTTGTTTAAGGCAAGGGTTGTGTTTAGGTTGTTAGAGTGCCTTTGTTGTTTGGGCTCTCTGAGTACTCTGTTTCTCTATTTCAATTGCTAATAAATTCcggaagttaaaaaaagaagaagcatgcAGGATCAAATGCTGAGATACTCTTTACTCATAGAAAGAATTTCAAATACTcctctaaaatatattttattttgatttatttttatcaccaaaaattatgaaaaatctTGTACCACCATTGTTCTTGAAGATAAACTACACTTTATGgcaatttctaaaaataaatgttGACTGTCTCCATAAATGCTAAGAAATCAAAGAACGTTCTGACCACTCTTAAAAAGACTAGTAAATTTCATAAATGTAGAATGGCAGATATTTTTTGCAAGATTTAGATCACATCGTTACATAAGTTTGTTTACACCGAATAAGAACTCATCCTTTTTACTGACAAAAAGGGGAAACAAGAAGgagaaaaacatttttatttcgaccaaaataaaaaagaataacatTTCTATATAATCtgtttgaccaaaataaaacatatcatTATAAAACAAACATGCATCCATGCGTAGGATTAGTCCGTGTCTTTGTATTCCGGTAAAGAATATAAGAGCATCAGCAACGCAGATACTGATAGCTCGATTAGAGCATCAGCAACGCAGATACTGATAGCTCGATTAGAGCATCAGCAACGCAGATACTGATAGCTCGATAACCcaggtaaatttttttaattattttattatttttttcaattaaaaaaaaaaaaaagagtagctAATCGCGGGATTCCACGTGGCGATGGGGCCCGCATACAGTAACGTGTCTGTCAATAAAACGATCCAGATTGCAAGAGACAAAATTGACACAGATTCTTAAATTGTTTGAGTCCCACAAATCAAAACTATACTAAAAACCAGATATAAAGCCCTCTGAGGGGATCCATATCAAATTGGAAATTCAGACCAATCAGAAGACTTCCTTTTGCCATGTCATATATGGCTTAGATAGAATGGGCTTTCGTTTAGGTTTTATTAAGATTATCAGTTTGGCCCATCCAGCCCATGTAGATAAACATGCTTCTTCGTCTAAGCTTGGCGACTCTCCCCGGCTCTtccacttcatcttctccaatttctgtttttttttcctttagatTCTCAATCAATAACGATGTTAAAGCAATTCTTAAAAGTTTTGCTCCACCTCCGCTTGATACTTCTCCTATATATAGCTCTATCTctaaacctaaataaaaaaatcaactctGCAAAAGCTACATCCATGGCTATGAAATCCACCACGAAGTCTCAGCTTACCACCAGAAAATCTCCCGTCACCATGTATTTCATCGACATCTCACCAGGACGATCTGAGTCACAGCTTCGATTCTGGCTAATCCATTTTTAGGAGGCAAAAAACATAGCCAAAGTTGGGGGCTTTCTTGGCTTAGAGCTCCTACTCATCGATGAGTAGGTATGAGTTCTAATCCCCAACTTTCAGtcgataatattataaatagcaTCCTTAAACCTGAATTATTTTAACTCCTGCAGGGGACTGTGATGCAAGGTTTCATATTTCATCCCACTCACTATATATCTCACAAGGTTTTGCTCCTCGATCGTGTCGAAGAACGTGTTGAAAGTATCA
This window of the Brassica oleracea var. oleracea cultivar TO1000 unplaced genomic scaffold, BOL UnpScaffold00957, whole genome shotgun sequence genome carries:
- the LOC106320554 gene encoding LOW QUALITY PROTEIN: pyrophosphate--fructose 6-phosphate 1-phosphotransferase subunit beta 1-like (The sequence of the model RefSeq protein was modified relative to this genomic sequence to represent the inferred CDS: substituted 2 bases at 2 genomic stop codons) — protein: MIGNVMIDARSTGKYYHSVRLMGRAASHIMLECALQTHPNITIIGEKVSAQKQTLKNVTDYMVDVICKRSELGYNYGVILIPEGLIDFIPEVQELIAELNEILANEVVDESGERKKKLAEQSLKLFDLLPEAIQEQLILEREPHGNVQVAKIETEKMLIQMVETELEKRKQAGSYKGQFMGQSHFFGYKGRCGLPTNFDATYCYALGYGAGVLLNSGKTGLISSXLXWAHVGNLAAPVEEWTVGGTALTALMDVERRHGKFKFVIKQAMVELEGAPFKKFASLREVWALKNRYISPGPIQFTGPGSDALSHTLLLKLGDQ